The Kineothrix sp. MB12-C1 genome includes a window with the following:
- the folD gene encoding bifunctional methylenetetrahydrofolate dehydrogenase/methenyltetrahydrofolate cyclohydrolase FolD — MPQIIDGKIISTQIKEEVREKVVKLKAEGIEVTLAVIQVGNDPASSVYVGNKKKACEYVGIRSLSYELPETTSEEELLALIGELNDKVDVNGILVQLPLPGHIDEDKVIAAISPQKDVDGFHPMNVGAFCIGQPGFLPCTPAGIIQLLKRSGIETVGKECVVIGRSNIVGKPMALLMLGENATVTVAHSRTKDLQEVTKRADILIAAVGRPKMITKEYVKDGAVVIDVGIHRDENNKLCGDVDYDDVVAVCSAITPVPGGVGPMTIAMLMNNCVESVRLASK, encoded by the coding sequence ATGCCGCAAATAATTGACGGGAAGATAATTTCTACTCAGATAAAAGAAGAAGTAAGAGAAAAAGTAGTGAAATTGAAGGCAGAAGGAATTGAAGTGACATTAGCGGTTATTCAAGTAGGTAATGACCCTGCCTCCAGCGTTTATGTAGGAAATAAAAAGAAAGCATGTGAATATGTAGGTATTCGCTCTTTGTCATACGAACTGCCGGAGACAACGAGCGAGGAAGAGTTGCTTGCCCTTATCGGGGAGTTGAATGATAAAGTGGATGTGAATGGTATTCTCGTTCAGCTTCCATTACCTGGACATATTGACGAAGATAAAGTGATTGCGGCTATTTCACCGCAAAAAGATGTGGATGGTTTTCATCCTATGAACGTAGGTGCCTTTTGCATTGGACAGCCGGGCTTTCTTCCTTGCACGCCGGCTGGTATTATCCAGCTTCTGAAACGTTCAGGAATTGAGACGGTCGGTAAGGAATGTGTGGTTATCGGCAGGAGCAATATTGTAGGTAAACCTATGGCACTTTTAATGCTGGGAGAAAATGCGACAGTGACGGTAGCACATTCGAGAACGAAGGATCTGCAGGAAGTGACAAAACGGGCTGACATTTTAATTGCGGCAGTAGGCAGACCGAAGATGATTACGAAAGAATATGTAAAAGACGGAGCCGTAGTTATCGATGTAGGCATTCACAGAGATGAGAATAACAAATTGTGCGGCGATGTGGACTACGATGATGTAGTGGCAGTTTGCAGCGCAATTACCCCTGTTCCGGGAGGTGTGGGACCGATGACGATAGCGATGCTGATGAATAATTGTGTGGAATCGGTAAGACTCGCATCGAAGTAG
- a CDS encoding chitobiase/beta-hexosaminidase C-terminal domain-containing protein, protein MKCPKCGYELAEDHLYCDSCGEEIRIVPDFEPEIEQEMNETLSTLFVELAKEEVIEVPIDMNTAAIEESEKNAKRVKAAQQRRLVAVLMGITFLFIAVLFAGYSTYRNYSVPYQIAKAKEFAGQEKYSEAISHLEKVYELDETNVDVLFLIADYYYIQENYDFAIYTLQKIVDSEKLYEEADVENAYDKIISIYKKQGNYQEINEFLLSSADEKIITMFQQYIAKPPEFSYVNGNYEEVIPLKLSANTSGKIYYTLDGNTPDEDSEVYTAPIFLETGTYVIKAYFVNDYGIKSEIVSNTYHIDLAVPSAPEVSVYSGDYYEPYMIEVSAPEDCRIYYTTDSTDPTEDSALYMSPIPMPLGKSVYKFMAVSPEGVASDITIRTYKLTLNTEITTDMAILNVVHALMRADVLLDEQGNLRGMSGHNIYKYGAVTRIEGNGDYYIIYEYYEDGTGLQTRTERIYGVNIADGSVSRVTYDNDGKIILIPLE, encoded by the coding sequence ATGAAATGTCCTAAATGTGGATATGAGCTGGCAGAAGATCATTTGTATTGTGATAGCTGCGGGGAAGAAATCAGGATTGTTCCTGATTTTGAGCCTGAAATAGAACAAGAAATGAATGAAACTTTGTCCACGCTTTTTGTCGAGTTGGCGAAAGAGGAAGTAATTGAAGTACCGATAGATATGAATACAGCCGCAATAGAGGAGTCGGAAAAAAATGCGAAAAGAGTAAAAGCAGCGCAGCAAAGAAGATTAGTGGCCGTTCTTATGGGAATCACTTTTCTGTTTATTGCAGTGCTTTTTGCGGGTTATTCCACGTATCGCAATTATTCGGTGCCTTATCAAATTGCGAAGGCAAAGGAATTCGCAGGACAGGAAAAATATAGTGAAGCAATTTCTCATCTGGAAAAAGTATATGAATTGGATGAGACGAATGTGGATGTTCTATTTTTAATTGCAGATTATTATTACATACAAGAAAATTATGATTTTGCAATCTATACATTACAGAAAATTGTCGATTCCGAGAAGCTGTATGAGGAAGCTGACGTAGAAAATGCCTACGATAAAATTATTTCTATTTATAAGAAGCAAGGAAACTATCAGGAAATCAACGAGTTTCTCTTGTCCAGTGCTGATGAGAAGATTATTACTATGTTTCAGCAGTATATTGCAAAACCTCCGGAATTCAGTTATGTGAATGGAAATTATGAAGAAGTCATCCCTTTGAAGTTAAGTGCCAACACTTCCGGCAAGATTTATTATACTTTGGATGGAAATACACCTGATGAAGACAGTGAAGTCTACACGGCTCCCATTTTCTTAGAGACGGGGACTTATGTGATAAAAGCTTATTTTGTCAACGATTATGGCATTAAAAGCGAGATAGTGAGCAATACCTACCATATCGATCTGGCAGTACCGTCAGCTCCGGAAGTATCGGTATACAGCGGTGATTATTATGAACCTTATATGATAGAAGTGAGTGCGCCGGAGGATTGCCGCATTTACTATACGACAGATAGCACTGACCCTACGGAAGACAGTGCCTTATATATGTCTCCGATTCCAATGCCTCTTGGTAAGTCAGTTTATAAATTCATGGCGGTAAGCCCGGAAGGGGTAGCCAGTGATATTACGATACGTACCTATAAGCTGACGCTGAATACGGAAATCACTACCGATATGGCTATTTTGAATGTAGTACACGCGTTGATGCGGGCGGATGTTCTATTAGATGAACAAGGGAATCTGCGCGGCATGAGCGGCCATAATATTTATAAATACGGTGCAGTGACCCGGATTGAAGGAAATGGCGATTATTATATTATCTATGAATACTATGAAGATGGAACAGGTCTTCAGACGAGAACCGAGCGGATTTATGGGGTCAATATAGCGGATGGAAGCGTCAGCCGGGTGACCTATGATAACGATGGGAAAATTATACTAATACCTTTGGAATAA
- a CDS encoding sulfide/dihydroorotate dehydrogenase-like FAD/NAD-binding protein, with the protein MYKILESRELTTNIYLMEVEAKRVAKRCQPGQFIIVRMDENGERIPLTICDYDRKKGTVSIVFQSVGAGTKKMGELKAGDSFHDFVGPLGCPSEFVDEPIEELKEKSILFVAGGVGTAPVYPQVKWLKKRDVKVDVIVGAKTKDLLILEKEMEAVAENLYITTDDGSYGRSGMVTQTIKDLVEKEGKHYDICVAIGPMIMMKFVCKMTEELGIPTVVSLNPIMVDGTGMCGACRVTVDGQVKFACVDGPEFDGHKVDFDQAMKRQQLYRTVEGKALLKEQEGDTHHGGCGNCD; encoded by the coding sequence ATGTACAAGATTTTAGAATCAAGGGAGCTGACAACTAATATTTATCTCATGGAAGTTGAGGCGAAACGTGTAGCAAAGAGATGTCAGCCAGGGCAGTTTATTATTGTCAGGATGGATGAAAACGGAGAGAGAATTCCACTCACTATCTGCGATTATGATAGGAAAAAGGGGACAGTGTCTATTGTTTTCCAGAGTGTGGGAGCAGGTACGAAGAAGATGGGAGAGTTAAAAGCCGGAGATAGTTTCCATGATTTCGTGGGACCCCTTGGATGCCCGTCTGAGTTTGTAGATGAACCGATAGAAGAATTGAAAGAAAAAAGTATTCTGTTTGTTGCCGGTGGTGTAGGAACCGCACCTGTATATCCACAGGTGAAGTGGTTGAAGAAACGTGATGTAAAAGTGGACGTTATCGTAGGCGCTAAGACGAAAGATTTACTTATTTTAGAAAAAGAGATGGAAGCAGTAGCGGAGAATCTCTATATAACAACAGATGATGGTTCTTATGGAAGAAGCGGTATGGTTACGCAGACCATTAAGGATCTGGTGGAAAAAGAAGGAAAACACTACGATATATGTGTGGCAATCGGGCCGATGATCATGATGAAATTCGTATGCAAGATGACGGAAGAACTCGGTATTCCGACGGTTGTAAGCTTGAATCCTATTATGGTGGATGGTACCGGGATGTGCGGCGCATGTCGTGTGACAGTAGATGGGCAAGTGAAATTCGCCTGTGTGGATGGTCCGGAATTCGACGGTCATAAGGTGGATTTTGATCAGGCGATGAAACGTCAGCAGCTATACCGTACGGTAGAAGGAAAGGCTCTTCTGAAGGAACAAGAAGGCGATACTCATCATGGCGGATGCGGTAACTGCGATTAA
- the gltA gene encoding NADPH-dependent glutamate synthase — MDVLKKVPVREQDAKVRATNFEEVCYGYNEEEARAESERCINCKNAKCIVGCPVSINIPAFIQQVKAGDIEAAYQTISESSALPAVCGRVCPQESQCEGVCIRGIKGEPVSIGKLERFVADWAMEKGIKPEGATEKKGKKVAVIGSGPAGLTCAGDLAKAGYDVTIFEALHEPGGVLVYGIPEFRLPKEDVVAKEIDNVRSLGVKIETNVVVGKAVTIDELIEEEGFEAVFIGSGAGLPKFMGIPGEQANGVFSANEYLTRSNLMKAFQADSPTPIMDSKKVAVVGGGNVAMDAARTALRLGAEVHIVYRRSEEELPARVEEVHHAKEEGIIFDLLSNPVEILTDENGWVSGIKCVKMELGEPDESGRRRPVVKPDSEFIIEVDTVIMSLGTSPNPLISSTTDGLEVNKWQCIVADENTGKTTKEGVYAGGDAVTGAATVILAMGAGKAAAKGIDEYLSNK; from the coding sequence ATGGACGTATTGAAGAAAGTTCCTGTTCGCGAACAGGATGCGAAGGTGCGCGCGACTAACTTTGAAGAAGTGTGTTATGGATATAATGAAGAAGAAGCGAGAGCGGAATCGGAAAGATGTATTAACTGCAAGAATGCGAAATGTATAGTAGGATGCCCGGTATCCATTAATATTCCGGCTTTTATCCAGCAGGTAAAGGCAGGAGATATAGAGGCGGCATATCAGACGATTAGCGAATCTTCAGCACTGCCGGCAGTATGCGGACGCGTATGCCCTCAGGAGAGTCAGTGTGAAGGTGTGTGTATCAGAGGAATTAAAGGTGAGCCGGTATCTATCGGTAAACTGGAACGTTTTGTTGCTGATTGGGCGATGGAAAAAGGCATTAAACCCGAAGGGGCAACGGAGAAAAAAGGAAAAAAAGTAGCTGTTATCGGTTCTGGTCCGGCGGGTCTTACTTGTGCGGGAGATTTGGCGAAGGCCGGGTACGATGTCACTATCTTTGAGGCGCTGCATGAGCCGGGCGGCGTATTGGTATATGGTATTCCTGAATTCCGTCTTCCCAAAGAAGATGTAGTCGCTAAGGAAATTGACAATGTAAGATCCCTCGGTGTAAAAATAGAAACAAATGTAGTAGTAGGTAAGGCGGTTACCATCGATGAGTTAATAGAGGAAGAGGGCTTTGAGGCTGTGTTTATCGGTTCCGGAGCAGGACTTCCTAAGTTCATGGGCATTCCGGGCGAACAGGCAAACGGTGTATTCTCCGCGAATGAGTACTTAACGAGAAGTAACTTGATGAAAGCTTTCCAGGCAGATTCTCCTACTCCGATTATGGATAGTAAGAAGGTCGCCGTAGTTGGCGGTGGAAACGTAGCTATGGATGCGGCAAGGACAGCGCTCAGACTTGGGGCAGAGGTACATATTGTGTACAGAAGAAGTGAAGAAGAACTTCCTGCCAGAGTGGAAGAAGTGCATCATGCGAAGGAAGAAGGAATTATCTTCGACCTTTTAAGTAATCCTGTAGAAATCCTGACTGACGAAAATGGTTGGGTAAGCGGCATCAAATGTGTGAAAATGGAGCTTGGAGAACCCGATGAGTCCGGAAGAAGAAGGCCGGTAGTAAAGCCGGATTCTGAATTTATTATCGAAGTGGATACCGTTATTATGTCTCTTGGGACCTCTCCGAACCCGCTGATTTCATCCACGACGGACGGATTGGAAGTCAATAAGTGGCAATGTATTGTTGCGGATGAAAATACCGGCAAGACAACGAAAGAAGGCGTATATGCCGGCGGAGATGCGGTAACCGGAGCTGCCACAGTTATTTTGGCTATGGGAGCCGGAAAAGCTGCGGCAAAAGGCATTGATGAGTATTTAAGCAATAAATAA
- a CDS encoding Dabb family protein: MVHHIVLWDLKEELSGSEKELAARTIKEKLEAVKDKIEGVVSLEVVIDGLSSSNKDLGLISVLESEEALNAYQVHPAHIEAATYVRSMTCNRICFDYKV, translated from the coding sequence ATGGTACATCATATTGTATTATGGGATTTGAAGGAAGAACTGTCAGGAAGCGAGAAGGAACTTGCTGCAAGAACTATAAAGGAGAAGTTGGAAGCGGTAAAGGACAAGATAGAAGGCGTTGTTTCTCTGGAGGTTGTAATCGATGGACTTTCTTCCAGCAATAAGGATCTTGGATTGATCTCCGTTCTTGAATCGGAAGAAGCATTGAATGCTTATCAGGTACACCCTGCACACATAGAGGCAGCTACTTATGTAAGAAGCATGACATGCAACAGAATATGTTTTGATTACAAAGTGTAG